From Streptomyces sp. SCSIO 75703:
CGCGCACCCCGCGCTCCAGCAGCGCCACCACCTCCGACGTGGTCGACACCCCTGGCAGGAACGGCACCCCCGCCCCCCGCATCGCCGCCAGCAGCGCGTCCGTCCACCCCGGGCTCACCAGGAACCGCGCCCCGGCGGCCACCACCTCGGCCACCTGGTCCGGCGTGACCAGGGTGCCCGCGCCGACCACCGCCTCCGGCACCTCGCGGGCCACGGCCCGGATCGCCTCCACCGCGGCCGGCGTGCGCAGCGTGACCTCGATCGCCGGCAGTCCGCCGGCGACCAGGGCACGGGCCAGCGGCACCGCGTCGGCCGGGTCGTGGACGACCACGACGGGCACCACGGGCGCGAGATCCAGCACGGAGCCGGACGGGGACGGGGGCAGCGGTGAGGTCATGGCCTCATCGTGCCCGCCGCCCGCACCCCGCGCAAAGCCCGTTGCGCACACTGCAACGACCTGGGGTCCGGCTCAGTGGACCTCGTCCACCAGCACGTCCAGCGACCACGGCCGCCCGGCCCGTGCGGGCGCCTCCGCCTCGACCGTGTACCCGAGGTCCCGCAGCGCCGTCACCAGCTCCGCCGGTCCCCGCGGCGCGCTGCCCGACTCCAGCAGGCTCCGGACGATCCGGCCCTTGGTCGCCTTGTTGAAGTGGCTGACCACCTTGCGGGTCGGCGCGTGCAGCACCCGTACCGACGCCGTCCGCCCGGCGACCTCGCCCGCCGGCTTCCAGGCCGTCGCGTACGCCGCCGACCGCAGGTCCAGCACCAGCCCGGACCCGGCCGCCTCCGGCAGCACCTCGGCCATCGGCGCCCGCCAGAACGCGCCCAGCGCGCCGAGGCCGGGCAGTCTCACGCCCATCGCGCAGCGGTAGGAGGGGATGCGGTCGCCGACCCGGACCGCGCCCCACAGCCCCGAGAACACCAGCAGGCTCCGCGCGGCCCGCCGCCGGGCCGCCGGATCGAGGGACGCCAGGCCCAGGGCGTCGTACAGCACGCCCGTGTACACCTCCCCGGCCGGCCGCGCCCCGGCCGTGCGCAGCCCCGCGTTCTTGGCGACCTCGCCGCGCAGCCCCTCGCTCAGCCCGAGCACCTCGCGGGCCTTCTCCTCGTCCCCGGAGCACAGTTCCACCAACTCGCCGAGGACGGTCCCCCGGGCGGCCGTGAGCCCCGGCAGCGACAACGCCCCGGTCTCCACCGGGGCACCGCGCCCCGACGGCGCCTTCCCCTCCGACGGCGGCAGCAGGACCAGCACACGCACTCCTTCACTCGGAACCCCGGCCAGGGTACGGCGTACGGCGCCCCACCCCGCCGGGCTCCACGCCCACGCCCGGCTCCGTGCCCCCGCCGGGCTGCGCGCCCCCGCCGGGCTGTGCGCCCCCTTCCGGTCGGCCGCGAGCCGCCCGGGGGACCGCCGCCCGACCGGCCGTATCCCTCCCCACATCCCTCACCACGCGTGGCCAGGGGCCGTCGGCACCACCCGCCCTACGCGGGCCCCGCCAACCCGTCCCGTGCCGCGACGACGGCCCGTACGAGGGCGGCCGGATCGTCGGCGTGGAGACGGACCACCCCCACCTCGCGCCGCCGCCCGAGGAACGTCACGTGACGCACGGTCCCGGCCAGTTCGAGCGTCACGGAGGTCTGCGCGCCCACGACGACGTCCAGTGCGCCCTCCCGCCGCTCGTGCGTGGTGCGCAGCTCGCGCCGCACGGACACGACCCGCTCCAGCGGGACCACCAGGTCGACGTGGAGCGAACGGCGTACCCGCAGCGTCCCGGCGCCCGGGTCCAGGACGTGTGGGTACACCACCGAGGAGGCGTGCAGGGCGACGACCAGGACGACCGCGTACACGTCCAGCACGAGGACGACGTGGTGCACGGTGGGCCGGCCGCGCAGCAGCACGGAGAGCATCAGCGTCTCGACCACGCACACGCACCCCAGCCCGGCCATGGGAGCGCCCTGTCCCCGCGCGTACCCGAAGGCGACCGAGCCCTGGGGCAGGGCCGCCGGCCGCCGGGACGCCCACCGCCCGAGGGCGGCGAGCAGCCGCAGCTCGTGCCGGAGCAGCAGCCGTCCGGCGTTCACGGCTCCCACCGCCCACAGCCGGCCTGACGCATCGCCTGCCGGATGGCCTCCGCCTGGGCGGGCGCGAAGTCGGCGTAGAAGGCCCGCAGGAAACCGGCCGTGCCCCCGGCGCCGGGCTCCCCCTCCGGCAGCTCCCCGGGCAGGAAACCGGCGAGCGCGCGGGCCGCCTCCCCGACCCGGGGATCGTCGGGCGCCGCGTCGGCCAGCTCGTCCAGCAGGGCGTAGACGCGCCGGACCCGGGCGACCGCCTCCGGCGACCCCAGGGCCTCGCGCAGGGTGCCCACGAGCTGGGCCCGCACCTCGGGGCCCGCCGTGGTCTCCAGCAACGCCAGCATCTCCCGGTCCCGGGCGGCCATCGGCGAGCCCTCGACGGCGGGCGCCATGTCCGTGAAGAGCGCGGCCAGCTCCGGCGACACCGGCCCCTCGGCCGACAGCCCGCCCTCCGTCTCCCGCAACGCCCGCAGCCGCGCCCGTCGCTCCCGGACCGCCGCCTCCTGCCGGGCGAGGTCGGCGTCCAGCTCCGCCAGCACCTCGGCCAGGTCCTTCCCGGCGTCGTCCGCGAGGACGTCCCGCACCTCGGCGAGCCCGAGCCCCAGCTCCGTCAGCCGCCGGATGCGCGCGAGCACGACGACGTGCCGCAGCGTGTACGTCCGGTAACCGTTGGCCAGCCGCTCCGGCTCCGGCAACAGCCCCTGGTGGTGGTAGTACCGCACCGTCCGCGTGGTGACCCCCACCGCGTCGGCGACCTCTCCGATTCGCATGCCCCCAGTCAAAACGTTGCCGTCGCGACAAGGTCAAGCACGGGGCACGGCTCCCGGCGGGCCGGGCGCACCCGTACGCGCCCCCGGCCGGGAGACCGGCGGCTTCCTCCGGCCGCGGGCGCGGGACGGGAGGGGCTGCCGGGCCGGTAGCATGGGGGCACGGCAGACGAGCCGGGCGGACGGTCGCGTGGAGCCCCCTGGGGCTTCCCGAGGAACGTCCGGGCTCCACAGGGCAGGGTGGTGGCTAACGGCCACCCGGGGTGACCCGCGGGACAGTGCCACAGAAAGCAGACCGCCGGGGACCTCGGTCCTCGGTAAGGGTGAAACGGTGGTGTAAGAGACCACCAGTGCCCAGGGTGACCTGGGCAGCTAGGTAAACCCCACCCGGAGCAAGGTCAAGAGGGAGCGCCCCGGCGCTCCTGCGCGGACGTTCGAGGGCTGCCCGCCCGAGTCCGCGGGTAGACCGCTGGAGGCCGGTGGCAACGCCGGTCCTAGAGGGATGACCGTCACCGGGGGGCCCGCGAGGACCCCCCGGAACAGAACCCGGCGTACAGCCCGGCTCGTCTGCCGGCCCCTCCGGCCGTCCAGGCCGAAGGAGTGCTTACTCTGTCATCGGCCCCGGGGCCGAACCGGGTGTGCCCGGCCGACGCCGGGTCCGCCGGTGCCGTCTTCGCCGCCGACGGCCCTGTGGCTTCGTCCCGGCCTCCATGCGCCCTTCCCGGCCCGCGATCCCGCCCCGCCGCACACCCGGCCGACCCGTCGGCGGGCGATGAGCCGGTCGTCCCGCCGCGACCGCGCTGTGTCCGGTTCGGCCCGTGACTCCTCCGCCCGCTCGCGAGCCGTACCCCCCGGCTCCGCCAGCCGCCCCGGCGCCGACGCCACCCCGCACCTCCAGTTCGCCACCACCACGGACGCACCGGGCCTACCCGGCCCACCCCCGCAACCCCGCCCGGCCAGCGAGAGCCCCGTCCCACCCCCACGGAGCGAGCACGGCGGGGGCAGCCACTTCGTCGTCGGCCACGGGCACAACGTCTACGCTCCCGTATCGGTCTCCTCACTGACCGCCTACAACCGATCGGCAGTTCGCGGCCCCGCGGCACACCGTGCCGCGGGGCCGGCGCGCAGAAGGGCCCTCCATGACTCTCGCCTTCCACGAGTGCACCTTCGGATACCGGGGAGGTGATGACGTCGTCCGGGGCCTCGATCTGGCTTTCACCTCCGGAGCCACCGTTCTCCTCGGACCCAATGGAGCCGGCAAGAGCACACTGCTGTCGCTCGGGGCGAGCGCCCTGCGCCCCCGGTCCGGAGGCGTGACATTCGACGGCCTGAGCCCGTGGAGCCGCAAGCAGTCCGCGGCCTACCGTGCCTCAGTGGCGTGGCTCCCGCAGAATCCGTCGTTCCTCCCGGGGATGACCTGCCGTCAGCACGTCACCTACGCGGGATGGCTCAAGGGCATGGCGCAGCGCGACGCGTCGAGCGCGTCCGGCGAGGCGCTGGAACGTGTGGGCCTCGCCGAGCAAGTGGACCGGAAGGTCAGTGACCTGTCCGGCGGGCAGCAGCAGCGTGTCGCCATCGCTCAGGCCCTCGTCCACCGCGCCAGGATCCTGCTCCTTGACGAACCCACCGTAGGGCTCGATCCGAAACAGCGGAGGTCCTTCCTCCAGCTCGTCGCATCGTTGCGGAACGAAACACAGGTGATCGTCTCCACTCATGACATCGCTGACATCAGTGAAGTCTTCAGCGACGTCGTGGTGCTTTATGAGGGAAAGGTGCTGTTCAACGGATCTGTTCCTTCGTTTCTCGATCATTCGGGCACCCAAGGCCACTCGGGGCGCGCCGCGGAAGACGCCTACACCGCTGTCCTCGAAGGAGGAACCCGGTGATCATCTGGCATCAGCTGCGGCGTTCGGCGGCTCCCTGGGTCATCGTCCCGGCGGCCCTGTTCGTATACCTGTACATGCAGAGCACGGTTCTCACCGTTCCATCACACTACGGAATCGAGTCGGGCGAGAGTACGATCTACGCTCTGGCCGCGATAGCCCCGGCCGTCGCCGCATGTGCCGCATGGGACTCGGGGCGCTTGCGGCCCGTACGGCATATGTTGACCACATCCGCACGGTCACGATGGTCGCTGTTACTGTTCGTCGCTACTCCCATCGTCGCGCTGGGAGCCGCACTTCTCGTGCTCGCCGTCGTCATGGCACGGATCAATACCGGGGTATTTCCTTCCGGCGCCGGATGGACCGCACTGGCACACATGACCATCGTCCCTGCCGAGTGGGCCGTGATCGGCTGGTACGTCGGCGGACGTCTCCCCAGAAGTATCGCCGCACCGGCAGCAGCAGCCCTGTGCTGGGCCTGGCTGACGATGCCACACGCCATGTCTCACGCATGGCTGAGGCATCTCGGCGGATTCATCGACGGAACATCCACCATCACCGATGTCCACCGGCCCGACATCTACTTCGTGCCATGGATTTTCACCGGCTGTCTCATAGCTGTCGTATGGCTCCTCACCCGCACCGACTCCCGCCGTATCTTCCTCCCCGCAGGCGCGGGTGTCGCCGCGGTGGCGCTCCTCGCCGGACACGCCGCGGTCAGCGGATGGGGCTACGGCAATCCGTCAACCGTCCGTGCCGTTGATTCCGTGTGTTCCGGAACCGCCCCGCAGATCTGCGTTCCACCGGAGTACCGTTCCCATATTCCGCAGATCCGCCACAACACCCAACGTCCACTCAGTGCCCTGGTCGCCGCCGGCGTCACACAGCCGAAGCGTATGGAAATCCTCTCGCCGTCAGTGAAGCCCGCACCGGGCGTCTGGCGGTTGCACTGGTCACTCCCCGCCGTTCGCCGGCAAGCCGATTACCATACGGCTGCCGATGTCATGGCAATATCGGCTGTCGAAGGAACCGCGGCCCAGCATGGAAAGCGGTCATGCGGAGGCCCGTCCGCTCCGGAAGTCGTATGGGCCACTGCCGTGGCAGGCGACAAGGACGAGGTACGCAGGAGAACCGATCCGCAGTTGTGGGGCCTGGTAGGCCCTGTTCTCGACGAGCCGGCGAAGCAGCAGTCCGCCTGGTTCACGCAACAGGTCCTCAACCATGCCTGCGCGGGGCAGGGGGCCCGGTGAGGCTGTATGTGACAGCAGTGCGGAAGTGGTGGATCGCAGCCGGAGCGATCATCCTGATGGCGGTGGTATGCCAGCTTTCGGGAACGAGCAGCATCGAGTTGCCCGCTCTCCATGGCAGCGGCGTCGCGCCCCTGGCCTACTTCACCCCACTGCTGGTGTCTTCCACGGTCCTGTACTGCCTCAACCGACGTGCCGATCACATCGAACGGACCGCCGCAGTCGATGTCGCCGTGATCGACGCGGTATTCGTGGCATCCGTTTTCGTCCTGTGTCTGGCAGCCGGTTTCGTCACAGGTTTCGACATCGCCCGCAACGTCATGCTGTTGACCTGCGTCGGTCTCCTGATCGCCCAGGTGGGCAACAGCGCA
This genomic window contains:
- a CDS encoding ATP-binding cassette domain-containing protein; protein product: MTLAFHECTFGYRGGDDVVRGLDLAFTSGATVLLGPNGAGKSTLLSLGASALRPRSGGVTFDGLSPWSRKQSAAYRASVAWLPQNPSFLPGMTCRQHVTYAGWLKGMAQRDASSASGEALERVGLAEQVDRKVSDLSGGQQQRVAIAQALVHRARILLLDEPTVGLDPKQRRSFLQLVASLRNETQVIVSTHDIADISEVFSDVVVLYEGKVLFNGSVPSFLDHSGTQGHSGRAAEDAYTAVLEGGTR
- a CDS encoding MerR family transcriptional regulator, producing MRIGEVADAVGVTTRTVRYYHHQGLLPEPERLANGYRTYTLRHVVVLARIRRLTELGLGLAEVRDVLADDAGKDLAEVLAELDADLARQEAAVRERRARLRALRETEGGLSAEGPVSPELAALFTDMAPAVEGSPMAARDREMLALLETTAGPEVRAQLVGTLREALGSPEAVARVRRVYALLDELADAAPDDPRVGEAARALAGFLPGELPEGEPGAGGTAGFLRAFYADFAPAQAEAIRQAMRQAGCGRWEP
- the yaaA gene encoding peroxide stress protein YaaA; translation: MLVLLPPSEGKAPSGRGAPVETGALSLPGLTAARGTVLGELVELCSGDEEKAREVLGLSEGLRGEVAKNAGLRTAGARPAGEVYTGVLYDALGLASLDPAARRRAARSLLVFSGLWGAVRVGDRIPSYRCAMGVRLPGLGALGAFWRAPMAEVLPEAAGSGLVLDLRSAAYATAWKPAGEVAGRTASVRVLHAPTRKVVSHFNKATKGRIVRSLLESGSAPRGPAELVTALRDLGYTVEAEAPARAGRPWSLDVLVDEVH
- the eda gene encoding bifunctional 4-hydroxy-2-oxoglutarate aldolase/2-dehydro-3-deoxy-phosphogluconate aldolase; its protein translation is MTSPLPPSPSGSVLDLAPVVPVVVVHDPADAVPLARALVAGGLPAIEVTLRTPAAVEAIRAVAREVPEAVVGAGTLVTPDQVAEVVAAGARFLVSPGWTDALLAAMRGAGVPFLPGVSTTSEVVALLERGVREMKFFPAEAAGGTAYLEALAGPLPQARFCPTGGIGPASAPEYLALPNVGCVGGSWMLPADAIADRDWGRVEELARSAAALSAGGTCR